A section of the Bryobacteraceae bacterium genome encodes:
- a CDS encoding alpha-glucan phosphorylase, translating to MAFQIRPVKEFLVSPALPPELSRLGELAYNFLWSWRQPIRTVFSRLDPAMWKECRRNPVLMLGRVSQETLQKAAADPRYVALYETACRDFDEYMAQQPPPDGIRVAYFSMEYGLLESVSIYSGGLGILSGDYLKAASDANFGLVGVGLLYQKGYLEQHLNPDGWQVEKYPINDFFTWPVQPAQDANGNEIVIELRLPRGKCFVKVWKMQVGRVPLLLLDTNIPANTIDEYRDITDQLYGGDAVTRIQQEFVLGVGGLRALKALGMEPTVYHMNEGHSAFLALERIRVLMQEQGLSWEEALEAARCNNCFTTHTPVPAGIDMFDPGLIYEYFHAYCERNSVPFERFLALGQGGTEEQGDRFSMAVLALKTSAYRNAVSRLHSEVSRNMFWRLWPDFPVHEVPILPITNGVHLPTWLHPDLAGLYDQYLAPGWREQYQDPAIWAQVADIPDEELWEIRRRRKRRLIAFIRERLLQRAQERHASSTELRRLSEIFDPEVFTIGFARRFATYKRATLFFRDIARVKKILTNPQMPVQIVIAGKAHPKDTPGKTLIREIIQIARDPDLARHIVFIEDYDIEVGRELVQGVDLWLNTPRRGEEACGTSGMKAAMNGTLNLSILDGWFDEAYEISGGWAIGDRDPYTPDVDDVHASSIYSLLENEILPMYYRNREEGVPLAWMKRVKTSIMNLSPQFNCQRMIRDYIERMYEPAHLAGLRACEDGCRWAREKAQWNRRVEQAWPQVSIEDVSGAVGRSIVTGSPIELRALVFLNGLGPADVRVEAVVGRVNPDGELYDTTVLSLPFLKEQDGRFLFGRDFVPHQTGRIGYTLRVSPNRSEDPVTRPCLLPVKWTARN from the coding sequence ATGGCCTTCCAAATACGACCGGTTAAGGAATTTCTGGTCAGTCCGGCGCTTCCGCCGGAGCTGTCGAGGCTCGGCGAGCTTGCCTACAACTTTTTGTGGAGCTGGCGTCAGCCGATCCGCACGGTCTTCAGCCGCCTCGATCCGGCGATGTGGAAAGAGTGCCGGCGCAACCCGGTGCTGATGCTGGGCCGCGTTTCGCAGGAGACGCTGCAAAAGGCGGCCGCCGACCCGCGCTACGTGGCGCTGTATGAAACCGCCTGCCGCGATTTCGACGAGTATATGGCGCAGCAGCCGCCGCCGGACGGCATCCGCGTGGCCTATTTTTCGATGGAGTACGGGCTGCTGGAGTCCGTTTCCATCTATTCGGGCGGCCTGGGCATTCTTTCGGGCGACTATCTGAAGGCGGCCAGCGACGCCAACTTCGGCCTGGTGGGCGTGGGGCTGCTGTACCAGAAGGGCTATCTTGAGCAGCACCTGAACCCGGACGGCTGGCAGGTGGAGAAGTATCCGATCAACGACTTTTTCACCTGGCCGGTACAGCCCGCCCAGGACGCCAATGGCAACGAGATCGTGATCGAGCTGAGGCTGCCGCGGGGCAAGTGTTTTGTCAAGGTCTGGAAGATGCAGGTGGGGCGCGTCCCGCTGCTGCTGCTGGACACGAACATCCCGGCAAACACGATCGACGAATACCGCGACATCACCGACCAGCTCTACGGCGGCGACGCGGTGACGCGCATCCAGCAGGAGTTCGTGCTTGGCGTGGGCGGGCTGCGGGCGCTCAAGGCGCTTGGCATGGAGCCGACGGTCTATCACATGAACGAAGGCCACTCCGCCTTCCTGGCCCTGGAGCGCATCCGCGTGCTGATGCAGGAGCAGGGACTGAGCTGGGAAGAAGCGCTTGAAGCGGCCCGCTGCAACAACTGCTTTACCACGCACACGCCCGTGCCGGCCGGCATCGACATGTTCGACCCCGGGCTGATCTACGAATATTTCCACGCCTACTGCGAGCGCAACAGCGTCCCGTTCGAACGCTTTCTCGCGCTGGGCCAGGGCGGCACCGAGGAGCAGGGCGACCGCTTCTCGATGGCGGTGCTCGCCCTGAAAACGTCCGCCTACCGCAACGCCGTCAGCCGCCTGCATTCGGAGGTGAGCCGGAACATGTTCTGGCGCCTGTGGCCGGATTTTCCGGTCCACGAGGTGCCGATCCTGCCGATCACCAACGGCGTCCATCTGCCCACGTGGCTGCATCCCGACCTGGCGGGGCTGTACGACCAGTATCTGGCCCCCGGATGGCGCGAGCAGTACCAGGATCCCGCCATCTGGGCGCAGGTGGCCGATATTCCGGACGAAGAGCTTTGGGAGATCCGCCGCCGCCGCAAGCGCCGCCTTATCGCCTTCATCCGCGAACGGCTGTTGCAACGCGCGCAGGAGCGCCACGCCTCCAGCACGGAGCTCCGGAGGCTGTCGGAGATCTTTGACCCGGAGGTCTTCACCATCGGCTTCGCTCGCCGCTTCGCCACCTACAAACGCGCAACGCTGTTTTTCCGCGACATCGCGCGGGTGAAGAAGATCCTGACCAACCCGCAGATGCCGGTGCAGATCGTGATCGCCGGCAAGGCGCACCCGAAGGACACGCCGGGCAAGACGCTGATCCGCGAAATCATCCAGATTGCGCGCGACCCCGATCTGGCGCGCCACATCGTCTTCATCGAAGACTACGACATCGAAGTGGGCCGCGAACTGGTGCAGGGCGTCGACCTCTGGCTCAACACGCCGCGCCGCGGCGAAGAGGCCTGCGGCACCAGCGGCATGAAGGCCGCGATGAACGGCACGCTGAACCTGTCGATCCTCGACGGCTGGTTTGACGAGGCCTACGAGATCAGCGGCGGCTGGGCGATCGGCGACCGCGATCCCTATACGCCGGACGTCGACGACGTGCATGCGTCGTCGATTTATTCGCTGCTTGAGAACGAAATCCTGCCGATGTACTACCGCAACCGGGAGGAAGGCGTTCCGCTGGCATGGATGAAGCGCGTCAAGACGTCGATCATGAATCTGAGCCCGCAGTTCAATTGCCAGCGCATGATCCGCGATTACATCGAGCGGATGTACGAGCCGGCGCATCTGGCCGGTCTGCGGGCTTGCGAAGATGGCTGCCGGTGGGCGCGCGAGAAAGCGCAATGGAACCGCAGGGTCGAGCAGGCCTGGCCGCAGGTGAGCATTGAAGACGTTTCGGGCGCCGTGGGCCGCTCGATTGTGACCGGTTCGCCCATCGAGCTCCGCGCCCTGGTCTTTCTGAACGGCCTGGGCCCGGCCGACGTTCGCGTCGAAGCGGTGGTCGGCCGCGTCAATCCCGATGGCGAGCTCTATGACACGACGGTGCTGAGCCTGCCTTTCCTGAAAGAACAGGATGGCAGGTTTTTGTTTGGACGCGACTTTGTGCCGCACCAGACGGGGCGCATCGGCTACACGCTCCGCGTCAGCCCGAACCGCAGCGAGGACCCGGTGACGCGCCCCTGCCTGCTGCCGGTGAAGTGGACGGCGAGGAATTAG